The following DNA comes from Bacteroidetes bacterium SB0662_bin_6.
GCAGCCGGGGATAAAACCGATGGGGAACTCCGCTCCGTGCTGGGCGCCTTTCTTTTTACCGGCGACGATGTGTTCAAGCGCATCCGCGTGCTGTCCGGCGGGGAAAAGAGCCGCGTTGCGCTGGCGCGCACGTTGCTTCACCCTTCGAATTTTCTGATCCTCGACGAGCCGACCAACCACCTCGATACGTTGTCGATCCCGGTGCTCATCGAAGCGTTGCGCCAGTACGCGGGCGCCTTCGTCGTCATCAGCCACGACCGGCATTTCCTCGATCAGGTGGTCAACCGTGTCTGGTACGCCAGAGGAGGACGAGTACGTACGTTTATCGGGAATTATTCCGAAAACAGGGAGCGCATGGAGTTCGGCGCGGCTGGTTCCGGGCTGGAGGAGCAGGCATCGAACGGGTCGGGTCGAAAGGCGCCCCGCAAGCGTCGATCCGAAACGGCCGGAAAGGGTTCCGGCGGGCCGCGCTCGAAGGAGCAGAAGCGCCGGGAAGCCGAGGAACGCAACCGTTTGCACCGGGCCATGAAAAAGGGGGATGCGGTCGATCCCGAGGTGATGACGACCCATCAGTTGCGCGCGTATTGCGAACGCCTGGAACGCGACATCGCCGAAAAAGAACGAGCCTTTCAGGAGATACAGGACCAGATGGCTGAGCCGGATACCTATAAGAACGGCGCGCTTATCCGTACGCTGCGCACCGAATATGACCGGATGAAAGAAGACCTGGAGCAGGCGTATGCCGAGTGGGAAGTCGCGAGCGAGTGTATGGCGGTAAGGGAGGGGTAGGGGTTCTTATGAGAAACCCTGATCTTTGTCCCCCTCAATACGCATTCTTGTTCACGAATCCGGACCAGAGGGTCATGATCATGATCTTGATGTCCAGGCGGAGGGACCAGTTTCGGATGTAGTACAGGTCGCACTCGATGCGTTTTTCAATGGACGTATCGCCCCGCCAGCCATTGACCTGCGCCCATCCGGTGATACCTGCCTTCATCTTGTGGCGCAGCATGTAGCGGGGCACACGCTCCCGGAACTGCTCGATGAATACCGGTCGCTCGGGCCGCGGCCCCACGACCGACATGTCTCCCTTGAGCACATTGATGAACTGCGGCAGTTCGTCGAGAGAAGTGCGCCGCATGAGCGCACCGAACGGCGTCGCTCTTTTTTCGCCTGCCTGCGCCCATACGGCGCCGGTGGCGGCCTCGGCGTCCACGGGCATGGACCGGAACTTCAGCATGTCGAATGTGCGTCCGTTCAGCCCCATCCGGTTCTGTCTGTAAAACACAGGTCCGGGCGAAGAGAACTTTACCCCGATGGCAAGTAATAGCAGGAGCGGGGACAGGAGAACGAGCAGGACCGAAGCGAAAACCACGTCCACGATGCGTTTCGTGATACGGGCGAACTCCAGAGGGGCTTCGTCGATCAGGTGGATGATGGGCAGGCCTTCCACGCTGGTGACCCGGCTGTTCACGATATCGAAGTGGAACAGATCCGGAACGAGGCAGACATGCGCCAGCCGGGTGGACAGTTCGTCCACAAGGGGCTGGATCCGGTGCAAGACCGTGAGCGGAAGGGCAATATAGACGTAGTTAATGGGGCGGCCTTCTTGTTGGAAACGGTCCACGACGGCCACGGCCTCCGAGATGTCCCCCAATACGTCTTGCTGATCCTTTTTATGGTCGTCGAGAAAGCCTGCGATCTCGAAACCGATCCAGGGGTATTGCCGCAATGCTTCTTCCAGTTTGCGTCCGGCGACTCCCGCCCCCAGAATGAGGACGCGGCGCAGGTACATCCCTTTCTTGCGGGCGCGCCGGAGCAGCATATACATGGTGACGCGGGCGAGCACCATCAGCATCGGGGTAATGGCTCCGAAGAGCATCATGTGGAGGCGCGAGAAATACAGCTCGCGGTAGAAGGACAGCGAAGCAGTAACCACGACCAGGCCCATGACCACCGCTTTGGCCACGCTGAGCGTGAGGTGCGTCATGCGCTGCAGGCGGTCGGGGGCGTACAGGCCGGAAAACCAGAACACCGCCGTGGAAACGATGAGCACCCACGGAAGAAAGCTGAGGTACCGGGAAAGGGGAAGCCACTCGGGTGGAGGGATAAACCCTATCCAGGCGAGGACCTCGAAGCGGATAAACCAGGCGAGAATCCACCCGATGACGATCAGAGCGAGATCGGTGGCGAACAGGATGCGCTGAAAGAGCCGGCTTTGCTCTTGTAACATAGAGACGCTGCGTCGTTACGTTTGTAGATGCTTTTGCCGTAGCGCTATTTCATGCAAGGCGGTCCTGACAAGTTCGGAAGGGCGGGGTGAAGCGAGCAGGTACGGCTCGTCGCCGGTTCGTTCTCCTTCGTCAAATCTTTCTTCCGGCGGAATGTTTCTATGGAACCTCTGATTAAATCGACAAAGTTCAGAGGCTGCTTAAGCAATGATTGGGACCTTGGGACGCGCATTCGAACAAAACATAGGGCCCGGAATATCCTGCAAACTCGCGGCCAACCGCACGTTATATGTTTTGAGAGAAGGCGCGTCCCAAGGTCCTCGCCCATTGCGGATTTAATCAGAGGCTTCCTATATACGACCAATATCCTGTCCGGCGGCGTGGCGGGCCAGCGCCAGCGCGCCGACCACGCCGGCGTCGTTTCCCAGTCCCGGGGGCACGATGAAGGTTTCCGGATGACTGACGATTTCCGGGCTTTGCAGATAGTCGGCCAGCAGGTGTTGTACGCGCCGGCGGATGCGCGGAAACAGGTGGCGCTGGTGCATGACGCCCCCGCCCAGGATAATGCGCTGCGGGGAAAGCACGCATGTGATGTTCACCAGTGCAGCGGAGAGATAGTGGACTATATGGGTCCATATTTCGTGGTCGGGGGGCAAACGGTCCGGCGGCCCGCCTGCGCGGGCGTGCAGCGCGGGGCCGGACGCCATGCCTTCAAGGCAATCTCCATGGAAAGGGCACACCCCTTCGAAGTCGTCGCCTTCGGCGCGCGGCAGCTTCATGTGCCCCATCTCCGGATGCAGCAGGCCGTGTATTCGTGTGCCGCCGACCAGGGCGCCGCCGCCTACCCCTGTGCCGATCGTCAGGTATACGAATGTATGCAGTCCTTTCGCAGCGCCAAGTGTACCCTCGCCGAGCGCGGCGGCGTTCGTGTCCGTATCGAAGCCGACAGGTACGTCGATGGCCCGGCCGAGGCTGCCTGCAAAATCGGTATGTTGCCAACCCTTTTTGGGTGTGGTGGTGATATACCCCCAGGCAGGAGAGTCGGGGCGGGGGTCTACGGGTCCGAACGATCCGATGCCCAGCGCAGCCAGCGCGCCGTTTTCCGCCCGGGACCGGAAGAAGTCGATGGCCCGGCCGAGCGTTTCACCAGGCGTGGTGGTGGGAAATTCGATGCGCTCAAGCAGCGAAAGCGAGGCGTCGCCGATCGCGCACACGAACTTGGTGCCTCCGGCCTCGATGCCGCCGTATCGGACGGGCGCGTTTTGGGCCAACGTGTTTGCGGGCTGGTCCATACGGTGTGTTACAATGTAGTTACAATAGCATGACAATGTATTACAAATGAGGGCACGGTCTGTCCGGCGCAACAGGCGGGGGGATTCCCTTCTACACCATGCGCAGTTGCAGGGAAATATCCAGCGCCTTGACGGAATGCGTCAGGGCGCCGCAGGAAATGTACTGTACGCCGGTTTCGGCGATGGCCCGGACCGTGTCGAGGGTTACGTTGCCGGATGCTTCGGTCGGGATGCGTCCGTCGATGAGGGTTGTGGCTTCGCGGAGTCGGGATACGTCTATCCGGTTGCCGCCGGACCCGTCGCCGGACAAGTCTACCATGTTATCCAGCAGAATGCGGTCCGCGCATCCGGCGCGGAGCACCTCGCGCACCTCGTCCAGCGTACGCGTTTCGACCTCGATGAGGGCGGGCAATCCCTGTTCCCGGCGGTGGCGGTCCGCCGCTCGAAGCGCTTGCGCCACGCCTCCCGCGGCGGCAATGTGGTTTTCCTTGATGAGGAACATGTCGTGGAGACCAAGGCGGTGGTTTGTCCCGCCGCCCAACCGGACGGCCCACTTGTCGAGCAGGCGCAGACCGGGTGCGGTCTTGCGCGTGTCCATAATCTGTACCGGAAACTCCTTGACGGCATCCACGAAACGGTGCGTAAGGGTTGCGATGCCGCTCATGCGCTGCATGAGGTTCAGGACGAGGCGCTCGGCAACGAGCAGACCTTGTGCCGGTCCATGGGCTGTTCCGAACGGTGCGCCGGCGCGAATGGCCTCTCCGTCTTCGCATTTCCAGGAGCACCGGATGCACTCATCCACCGTGGAGAAAACATATTCGGCCATCGCCAGGCCCGCCAGGATGCCATCTTCCCTGGCGAGGCATTGCCCCTCGGCCAGTACGGTCTCGTCGACGACGGCTTCTGTCGTGATGTCTCCGGAACCCACATCCTCCGCCAGCGCGTCCTTGACAAATCTCCGCAACGCCTCCTCGGAGATATAGTCGGGTAAATCGTTCATTGCGGGTGGCGTACCAGACGGATTGCGGTTATGGGTCAGCCTGCACGCTTCCCATATGCTCGAATTTCTCGATGCGTTTCCGGACAAGCTCTTCCGGAGGCGTTCCTCCGATTTCCGTGAGCGTTTCCTCGATCGCCGCGCCCACACTGCGAATGGTGTCGGCCGGGTTCCGGTGCGCTCCTCCCTCGGGTTCCTTGACGATCCGGTCGATGATACCAAACTCGATCAGGTCGGGGGCGGTAAGTTTCAGGGATTGCGCTGCGTCTTCCTTGTAATCCCACGACCGCCACAGAATCTGTGAGCAACTCTCGGGAGAGATCACGGAATACCAGGAATTTTCGAGCATCAGGATGCGGTCGCCGATGCCGATGCCGAGCGCTCCACCCGATGCCCCTTCGCCGATAATGACGACCACGATGGGTACGGGCAGACGGGCCATCTCGAACAGATTTTTGGCGATGGCTTCAGCCTGACAACGTTCTTCCGCTTCCAGTCCGGGATATGCACCGGGAGTGTCGAGCAGCGTGATGACCGGCCGGTTGAATTTGGCGGCGAGCCGTACGAGCCGCAGCGCCTTGCGGTATCCTTCGGGGTTCGGCATCCCGAAGCGCCGGTGCTTCCGGCTTTTCATATCGCGCCCTTTCTGGTGTCCCAGGATCATGACGGAGCGGTCGACGCCTCCGTATTCGGCGCCGCGGAACTTTGCAAACCCACCCACGATCGCGGGGTCGTCTCCATACAGGCGGTCGCCGTGCAGCTCCACGAAGTCTTCCGTCATGGCCTCGATGTAGTCGAGCGTGTACGGCCTCATGGGATGGCGCGCGATCTGTACGCGCTGCCACCGCGTCAGATTCCGGTAAATGGAAGTACGCAGTTCGTCCACACGGGTCTCCAGCGCGGCGATTTCCCGGGACAGGTCGATCTTCGCGTCTTCCGTGTCGAATGCTCTCATTTCGTCGAGCTTCTGCTCGAGTTCCACGAGGGGTTTTTCGAAATCCAGAAGATATTGAGGAGATGGCGTCATGAGCCGATGCGTTCGTGAATCCCGGCAACGTCCTTGAGGGACCGGACGATAATATCCCAGTCGAGGGAAAAGGTCCGGTTTCTGACATAGAACCAGTGGGCGGAATCAAGCTCGTCCACAGCGTCCCGGGGAAGATTGACGACATCCACCACGGCGAAAACGCCGGGCCGGAGGTTCCATTCCGGAGGCGGGCGGTAATCCGTGGTCTCGTCGTAGCCTACCAGGGCGCGTCGTCCGAGAAGAATATCGGGAAATTTTTTCGTTTTACTTGCAAGGCGCGCCGGAAGCGAGTTCTTGCCGGCGAGGCGGGCGGTTGCCGCCAGCAAAGGATGTATGGCAAGGCCGACCGCGGCAATGCCTTTTTCGAGCAGACGTCGGCCCGCCGACCGGTGCGCGTAGACGAATGCATCCTCCGTTTCTACGAGATTGACCATCGAAAGATCGTCTACCGATGCTCTGCCGATCACATGGTCCCGCCCATCGGCAAGGATCCGGATGTGTACGTTCAGGTCATGCAGTTCCCGGATATACCGGAAGATAGACCGGTTTGAGAGCGCGCCGGAAGCAAAAACGACATCGTGGATCATCCCGAGGCGGACCATGTCGCGCAGTTGCCCGGTCCGGCCAAGCCATGTCGGATTCGTGTTTTCTACGGAATCGCCGGGGTCGTCTCCAGACGTTTCTTCGTCAAGGCCGCGAACAAGCGTTGTGTCGGAATCGCTCCCGTTGCGAACAGGCATTGCATCGTCCGGCGTAATGAATCCTTTCAGGGAAAACGGGGGCCTCGGGTGCCGGGCAAGCATGTTGTGCAGCCGTATGGCCTCGTCCCGGGGTCCTACGAGCACGGCGTGCCGGTCGTGCATCGGTTCGGCGTCCCGGCGCATGCGGATCCATCTTGCGGTCCAGCACACGAGGACGGCCACGGGCAGGGTCAGTAGTACGACAAGCCGTGAAAAGGCAATCGTTTTTACGAAAAAGGATAGTGCAGCCACGAGAAGGAGGCCCGCAAGTATGCCCACCGGAACGGAACGGAAAGAATTTTTCCGGCGGTATCCCCCCAGAGCGGCGATACCCGTTACGGAGCCAAGGCCGTAGACTGGCGCCACGACGGTAAAGAACACGGGCGCCACGCGGGTGCCGAGCATGGAGGCATAGGTTGTCGCCAGAATGCCTGCGGAAGCATATACCATACAAAAATCCAGG
Coding sequences within:
- a CDS encoding ROK family protein, producing the protein MDQPANTLAQNAPVRYGGIEAGGTKFVCAIGDASLSLLERIEFPTTTPGETLGRAIDFFRSRAENGALAALGIGSFGPVDPRPDSPAWGYITTTPKKGWQHTDFAGSLGRAIDVPVGFDTDTNAAALGEGTLGAAKGLHTFVYLTIGTGVGGGALVGGTRIHGLLHPEMGHMKLPRAEGDDFEGVCPFHGDCLEGMASGPALHARAGGPPDRLPPDHEIWTHIVHYLSAALVNITCVLSPQRIILGGGVMHQRHLFPRIRRRVQHLLADYLQSPEIVSHPETFIVPPGLGNDAGVVGALALARHAAGQDIGRI
- a CDS encoding acetyl-CoA carboxylase carboxyltransferase subunit alpha, whose amino-acid sequence is MTPSPQYLLDFEKPLVELEQKLDEMRAFDTEDAKIDLSREIAALETRVDELRTSIYRNLTRWQRVQIARHPMRPYTLDYIEAMTEDFVELHGDRLYGDDPAIVGGFAKFRGAEYGGVDRSVMILGHQKGRDMKSRKHRRFGMPNPEGYRKALRLVRLAAKFNRPVITLLDTPGAYPGLEAEERCQAEAIAKNLFEMARLPVPIVVVIIGEGASGGALGIGIGDRILMLENSWYSVISPESCSQILWRSWDYKEDAAQSLKLTAPDLIEFGIIDRIVKEPEGGAHRNPADTIRSVGAAIEETLTEIGGTPPEELVRKRIEKFEHMGSVQADP
- the nadC gene encoding carboxylating nicotinate-nucleotide diphosphorylase, producing the protein MNDLPDYISEEALRRFVKDALAEDVGSGDITTEAVVDETVLAEGQCLAREDGILAGLAMAEYVFSTVDECIRCSWKCEDGEAIRAGAPFGTAHGPAQGLLVAERLVLNLMQRMSGIATLTHRFVDAVKEFPVQIMDTRKTAPGLRLLDKWAVRLGGGTNHRLGLHDMFLIKENHIAAAGGVAQALRAADRHRREQGLPALIEVETRTLDEVREVLRAGCADRILLDNMVDLSGDGSGGNRIDVSRLREATTLIDGRIPTEASGNVTLDTVRAIAETGVQYISCGALTHSVKALDISLQLRMV
- a CDS encoding glycosyltransferase, with the protein product MDVSHSPAATVDRRTDVIDLSVVIVNYNVREFLEQALRSVFRAQADLNMEVFVVDNNSVDGSPAMVHTHFPEVHLIANPDNAGFSAANNQAIRKARGRYVLVLNPDTIVQENTLVTLVRFLDEHPDAGAAGCKILHPDGTFALESRRAFPTPRVAFFRMIGLAALFPRSAVFGRYNMTHLPENETAEVDALSGSCMMLRRAALAEAGLFDEEFFMYGEDIDLCYRIQQARWKIYYTPETEIIHYKGQSTRKGELRYVRLFYGAMLRFTEKHFESRYSKLLALLLRCGILLRAGMSVAAKFGRIAAWPLLDFCMVYASAGILATTYASMLGTRVAPVFFTVVAPVYGLGSVTGIAALGGYRRKNSFRSVPVGILAGLLLVAALSFFVKTIAFSRLVVLLTLPVAVLVCWTARWIRMRRDAEPMHDRHAVLVGPRDEAIRLHNMLARHPRPPFSLKGFITPDDAMPVRNGSDSDTTLVRGLDEETSGDDPGDSVENTNPTWLGRTGQLRDMVRLGMIHDVVFASGALSNRSIFRYIRELHDLNVHIRILADGRDHVIGRASVDDLSMVNLVETEDAFVYAHRSAGRRLLEKGIAAVGLAIHPLLAATARLAGKNSLPARLASKTKKFPDILLGRRALVGYDETTDYRPPPEWNLRPGVFAVVDVVNLPRDAVDELDSAHWFYVRNRTFSLDWDIIVRSLKDVAGIHERIGS
- a CDS encoding undecaprenyl-phosphate glucose phosphotransferase, which translates into the protein MLQEQSRLFQRILFATDLALIVIGWILAWFIRFEVLAWIGFIPPPEWLPLSRYLSFLPWVLIVSTAVFWFSGLYAPDRLQRMTHLTLSVAKAVVMGLVVVTASLSFYRELYFSRLHMMLFGAITPMLMVLARVTMYMLLRRARKKGMYLRRVLILGAGVAGRKLEEALRQYPWIGFEIAGFLDDHKKDQQDVLGDISEAVAVVDRFQQEGRPINYVYIALPLTVLHRIQPLVDELSTRLAHVCLVPDLFHFDIVNSRVTSVEGLPIIHLIDEAPLEFARITKRIVDVVFASVLLVLLSPLLLLLAIGVKFSSPGPVFYRQNRMGLNGRTFDMLKFRSMPVDAEAATGAVWAQAGEKRATPFGALMRRTSLDELPQFINVLKGDMSVVGPRPERPVFIEQFRERVPRYMLRHKMKAGITGWAQVNGWRGDTSIEKRIECDLYYIRNWSLRLDIKIMIMTLWSGFVNKNAY